Genomic DNA from Macadamia integrifolia cultivar HAES 741 chromosome 6, SCU_Mint_v3, whole genome shotgun sequence:
ACGCTAATggattaccaatcttttcaAATAGTCACGTGTGAAATTGAATAGTTTAATCCAAGTATTTAATTCTTTTGGTCCACTTTCTGGTTATCGACTTCCCAACCTTTCTCCAAATCATTTACTTTTCAGTAAATATCGTAAGCTCAAACGCAATATGCCGAGTCCTATATCGAGAGATGTGAGCTATACGTCTGTGGTCTGTCTTTATGCCTTGAACACTAACTTAATTGCCAGCTGGCTAAAATTGATCTATGTGGCGAAATTCAGCTACACGGTCCATGTACTAaaccagtaaaaaaaaaaaaaaaaaaaaaaaaaaaaaaaaaaaatcatatatggaAAATATTCAACACAATATACAACGAAAATAATACATTAAAGTATGAGAGAATTATTATTCAATTAACAAATAATTTTGGTAAGAAATCTTGTGATCAGTTCGCCCATGGAAATCTTCGTAGTTTGACCATCTAATGTGCCACATGAGAGATGACTTAACGAATCTAATTGTTAAATAGGAAGCTGTTACAATCATGGTTCAAGCTAGTTATTGGTATATCAGGCGATTCGTATCAGTTTTTCAAGTGTTCGATCTTGATATATGGTCGATAATGTATCAGTTGAACGCTAcaaattaagggaaaaaagtcaaaaattatttctttaagGTAAAACAAGGGTAAATCTGTCTAATACGAGCAATCTGATATAGATCCATTCTAATACTGTATTGGTTTTTTAGATGACCAATACCTATTCTGATACCATGCTCTAAAACTATTGTTACGATCCCTTATAAGTCATTTGACCCACATTGGTTATGATAGGAATAGGAGtgttttctttaccaaaaagaaaaaaggttatGATGGGAATAGGTATAGGTAGATATGGTATTGGGTTCTCTCACCTTATAAATCAGTTTTATGGGGCTTAGTTCTCCCAATGTTCATATCAATCATATCATAGCCTCAATCCCAACCCTAGCGTAAAAACGTAGATCCTCCAATCCTCAATCCTAACCCTCACGTAAAAGAGGCGATCTGATACTAGAGTAAGAACAACCCAACACCAAATAAAGACCCTAGAACATAATGGAGTCCTTTAGAAAGGGCTACTTGTATGCAAAATTTGATGAGGTCTAACTATGAGGATTTGATGTGTTACACTCTAACAAGTAACAACCATGATTGTTTACTGGGCTAGAAAGCCCAATTGAGTTTAAGTGAATGGATACCCATTGACACTATCAATATGGCTTTGGAAGGCATTTATTTGGAATTACATATCGTACGCTTCACACTGCTTTGTACATTACCGAAGGATTGGAAGGCTAAAAACATTACTTAGATGAATTTTGtctcacaattttttttataagcaaGTAAAATGAATTTAGTAATTCAATCCCAAAaatttaaatctaaaattaattttttaattgtttttaatcacttcttaaaaaaataaactaactAGATTTAGTTGCTCCCATCATGTTGTTACCACTAAACTATAATTAAGTACCCTAAGAGAACCCTACCCGACCATTTATTGGGTAGGGTCTGCTACGAAAAGCTGCATATCCTTAGACCCGAAGTTGGAATAGAATAACGCCATGGTCTGGGTATATATATCACCCAAATCTACCCCACTATGAAGTGTGTATGGACTATATGGTGACTACTGACCATGGCTTCACTTTCTCTCCTTTTGTGGGTAAAGTCTTGGTTTTTTCAATTGGGTCTTAAGGCCGCCGTTATTGATGGCCTTAGCCAGGTGTTCTTCTTCTCAGATTGCTAAGGTTTGATTCATTGCTTCCATGATAAGTCCTCCCAGTCACCAGTTGAAGCTTCAACTGTTGTGAAGGATATTAGATGTCTTTCTTGGTCTCTTGAGGCTTTTGCTTATTGCTTTATGAATAGAGATGAAAATGTTCATGCCTCATGCTATTTCTAAATGGGCATTGCTCTACCCTCATTTGGGTATGCAGATACACTCCTCTCCAGATAACCTCCTAagcattgtaatttttttttcggtCCCTTGAGGTTAGTAGAGATGAGAATGTTCATGCCCATGCTATTTCTAAATGGATCTTCACGGTTTAAGGGTTATAAaatagggtttatgatttaggatttatggtttaggagtTAGCATGTCGGATTTAGGGGTTCAAGTTTAGGATTAGGTTTAGTggttagggattaggatttaagggtttagagttttagggtttagaggtTAGGTTTCTGGGTTAGGTCTTTTAGGGGttaagttgtttttttttttttttgggtacacagggtttagggttcatggTTGTGATCACAGGTAAATTTGAGGAAACCGAAGGACTAATTCGAAATTTTAGTTAATCATGTGACGTGGCTGAAGGGGAAAATGTACATTTACGACGCAGCCCCTTCTCCATCCGAAAATCGGATCCTCTACCATAGAGAGTCAGACAGACAGACGGACAGAGTAATTGATGCCTCTCCTCTTGTAATTACCTCCTCCATCTCCCATGGCCATGCCTCAACAGCATCAATTCCTACAGCAGCagcaacatcaacatcaacaccACTAATCGTAACCCTTCAGGGAAGTGAATCAGAAGATGAGCAGAATTCATTCTCGTAAAACCCTAACAAATGCAAACTTTCTCCATTGTTGTTCTTCGATCCtcaatcttcaatcaatttcaTGTCTGTGCATGTTCAAGAgacttattaattttttaattccaGGAACTTATTGCCCGTCGATGGTCAGATGTCCACACCGGTCGCCTTCTTCAACCCTCGAAATTTCGCCGATCAATCTCATCCACAATACATCCCTCCCTGTAATCTCTCTATTCTCTGCTTCCTCTTTatcctaaaattttattattttctatgaAATTCGCTGGCTTtgttaaatatttgttttacaATTTGTGTAGTTCATGTAGTCGGTTTCGCTCCTGGTGCGGTCCCGGCAATGGATTGCGGTGGGAGCGATATGAGGTGGAATAATGGTTCCGAACCAAcgaagaaaaaattgaaagaacaaGACTTCTTGGAGAACAATTCGCAGATAACGTCTGTGGATTTTCTGCAAACGCGATCGGTTTCAACGGGTTTAGGGTTGTCGCTCGACGATAGGCGTATGGCTTCTTCGGCAGATTCACCTGTTTTCTCCCTCTTCGATAATGAGATCGATCAGGAGTTGCAAAGACAGGATGTGGAATTGGATCGATTCATCAAACTTCAGGtctacatctttttttttttttttttttttctagcctGGCTTAGAAGCACTAGCCAGAATTTCCAGGGGAAATGCGATAGTCACCGTGATTTTGTTTTTGGCTATTAGCATTGTCTGTACCTCTTTGTCATTGATTTCCACGTTGACAGGGAGAGCGGATGAGACAAGCGATCTTAGAGAAGGTTCAGGCCAATCAACTCCAGACTCTTTCGTTTGCCGAAGAAAGGATCCTTCAGAAGCTCCGtgacaaagaagcagaagtGGAAGACATTAACAGGAAGAATATGGAACTTGAGGAGCGAATGAAACAGTTGAGTATAGAGGCTGGTGCTTGGCAACAACGAGCCAAGTCCAATGATAACATAATCACTAGTCTCAAATTTAATCTCCAGCAAGTCTTTGCACAGAGCAGAGACAGCAAGGAAGGGTGTGGTGACAGTGAAGTTGATGATGCGGCTTCTTGTTGCAATGGAGTGGCTATTGATTTTAACCCGGTTTCCAAGGAAAGCAAGGATTTAAAGGAGTTGATGACTTGTAAGGTTTGTAGGGTCAATGTGGCATGCATGCTTTTGTTGCCCTGCAGGCATTTATGCATGTGTAACGATTGTGAGAGTAAGCTTAATTTCTGTCCCCTGTGTCACTACTCAAAGCTTATCGGCATGGAGGTCTATATGTAATGAAACATCTTGGATATCATATGTAAGTTATACGTATCATtcttgtctatattgatgatcaGTTCATGCCTGTtgctttcccttccttttatattttcttgattttttaatcatatatcTTGCAATCTGTTTGCTTGGttatgatttctttttctaatgAGTGGAAACtgcattcttattttttttgcttagtgTAGCAGAATTCTGACATGAGTGCACTTGTCATTCTTGGACTTATTGTTAATAGTGTCATACATATTTCTGTATCCATATTTATTATGGATCATGAAAACATAATCTGGTTTTATTGACATACACAGGTCTTTTAGCTTTTCAGTTGGATAGTGttaactcaactcaactaatcTTACCCTTTGCTCAATACTTCGGCTCAGATAAACTCTGCTCCTCCACGTCCTCGTGATCTTGGTCTCTGTCTTCTGTTGCATTATAGACAGTTCCTCACTACTCCAGCATGATTCATGTTCGGCGTCACCTGCTCCTTTTGACAACTACAAATTGCAGACTTCTGTGAACATTCAGTTTACAAAATTATGGTTTATTTGCCTTAAATCTAGAAACAGAAGGTTATACTGCTGTAGGTTTCTCTTTTGAATCCTTAAGAATTGAATGCGAAGGCATActttcatagttgtcatggcgtctagGCGATCCAGCCACCCAGggcattggagggggcctggatgCAAGGCGATACTAACAAGGCGGCCAAGCGATTGGacacctaggcgatgccttgacaattaTGCATAGTTTTTAATTATTCATTTGTCTTGCATGCTGATTTTTTTAGCTTCATTCTATAGTTTCTTTCTACTGTCTGATCTGGCATCTTGAGAGCAAGCTCAATGTATGCTTTATTTAAGCACTTTGGGTATTGTTTGACAAATCACTTTCTTCCTTAGTAGGGTATTGATGTCCTTCGTGATGTGAACCTTTGAGAGTCCTTACAAGAAAATTGAATAACATTCAGCTTTCTTACAATCGCATGCAAGTGGTAAAAAGATGCTTACAAGGCCATGGTCATTCAAGATAAATCAACTATCATTGCATTAGTTTTGGTGGTAGTGTACTCAACTGGGATGCTACTCTAGGCAGCACTTCATTACTTTCAACACTTCAATAAATAATGTATTTTCGAGGACAATCCAAAAAGCCAATGAGGTAGGTACCTGCTTGAATGAACTTGAATATTGGCTTGCAACTCCAATAAAGCTGATGTTATAAGTGTCATATTGATTGCTAAAACTCAAGAACTGGTTTTCTTTTAGTTTATGTAGTCTTTCATTAATAGATTAAAATGCTcatatctctccctctctccaagTCATGACATCATGAGCAATAAAAGCTCAACTCTTTTCCCCTTACATCTCTCTCCCAACACCCCCTCTCTGTGTCTCTCCTTAGCATTTATTACCCATCACAACACTTCcccaatctctctctcctcccccctatgtgtgtgtgtgtattttgGTATGAAAGAAgataattttgatttgtttcaCCTTTTGATTTTGGGTATGCCTTTGAGAGCCCCAATTGAGTTAGTGGTATAATTGTCAAGGTGACGCCTAAGCACATTGCACCCAGGCCGCCAATGTCCTGGGTTGCTTAGACGCTGTGACAACTTTGGTTAGAGGTTCTCTAGTGGTGAGAGAGTCCCACACTGAGGGTCCCCAAGAGTTAAGTGGTCCTCTCTGACCCATGTTATCTTACATTCGACTTctccaaaacaaaaaagggcgtacccaatGCGTAAGGATCTCGCCACTGCGgcgtctggggagggtcataatgtatgcaaccttacccccCGCTTgatggagaggttgtttcctgactctaacccatgaccacttggccacaatggagcaacctgaACGTTGCACCAAGGTCCGCCTCTTTATAATCAACTTCTCTGTTGTTTTAAAAACTAGTaagtcttttcttcttcatttctttcgtTATTTTAGTTCATTTTGCTACTCAATTTAAGCTGCCTCAATCACATCTCTCTCCCAACACACCTCTCTAATTTCCCTTTCGTTTGCATTTATTACCCATCACATCACTCCCccaatgtctctctctctctctctatatatatacatatgtataTATTGGTATGAAAGAAGATAGTCTTGATGTGTTTCACTTTGTAATGTTGGGTGTGCCATTGAGAGATCCATTAGAGTTAGAGGTCCAATAGTGATGAGAGGGTCCCACACTTGTGTGAGTGAGTCCCCAAGAGATCCAAGAGTTAAATGGTCCTCTTTGAACTATGTTATCTTGTATTTGGCGTCtccattatttaaaaaaaaaaaaaaaaaagagcaacccagtgcacaaggcttccATTACTGCAGGGTGTGGGAGGgtaaatgtacgcagccttaccctctGCTTCGCAGAAaagttgtttccaagttttgaacctgtgtcgaacatgttgcaatagtgcaacttaactgttGTGCTATAGGCTCGCCCACTATTTTTAGTTCATTTGAGTTGCATTCAAGTTGATAAAGCAAGTTCCAATGCTTGTAATTTGCGAGTGCCAAAATGGTTCCAAAGTCAAGCAACCAACTCGATGATGACAACGTAGTCAATGATTGATTAACCGCTCCGGTTGATTGGAGCAAAACCGCAATGTTTGATGAAAACCTGGATATGGAAGTTGTAAAAAACACAACAGATTAGGGAAATTTGAAGTAGGTCTTGCACTAGAAGCGCAACAGAACAAGACCATATTCGTGTCTGGTATAAGCCTTCTTTCCCCTGATCATCGGGTCTCtcaattctcccaattcaaGGCATTATCATCTTGCAAGCCTTCTACGGATCCAGGGGCCCAACTTTCAGGAGCCATAAGGCCAGTGTAATTGTTGTTTCCAATGGAGGAGGCCTTTCTTGCAGAATAcataaagaagatgatgaatagTATAAGCTCACTCCCAATGGCTCTATCTCCTTTCTcgcgtatatatatatacatttgtaCTTTTGTATAAAAGAAGATATTTCTAGATTTGTTTTTAACTTTATACCATGGGCATGCCATTGAGAGCCCCGTTTGATTTAGAAGCTAGGTTTAATATCTCGATCTCGCCCCTAGTCTCGCtaaaccaaaaaagagagatctggtaagatcttgtattttttccCGGTCGACTTGGTGATTGGTctcggtggccatatggtctttgtagcccctgaaacttttcatttaccctattttaagCCTTCTAAGTGGaaatatcatattttttaaCATCAAATCCAagatggtactttgacttcataTACTATGTTAGTCTTCAGATCCTTCACCCTAGGTTATTccacaataaaaacaaatactattgactttgttttttatgaaagaaaaatggtttgagaagttgtttttacctaaaactattcttgagaagaaagggatctccaaaggttgatgatgaagtgataatctaatctccaatctccaagtgttgaagttgtTCCTCTACAATGTAGAAGAGAATTTGGCAAGAAAAACCACCAAAAGCTCACTTTTTTTTCACATTAGGTCGAGAAGCCGACTTATGTCGAGTTGGGTTGAGTTGAGGGTCAAAATTATGCATATACCCCATGTGATTTGGTCTCGAGTCGATTCGAGACCGAGATATTCACCAAGATCTCGAGATCTTGACCGAGATATTGTACGTTTTATATCTCGCCtctgatctcatctcaccatttTCAAATAGCGAGATCTAGGTGGGATTCCACTGAGTTCTTAAACCATGGTTAGAGGTCTTCTAGTGGTGAGAGAGTCCCATACTTGGTGAGTGAGTGCCCAAAAGTCCCGTGAATTAAGTGGTCCTCTCTAGCCTTGATATCCTTGTACTTGACTTCTCCATTACTATAAAATTAGCCTTTGTTTTCCACcacttttctcaattttctaGTTTATTTCAATTCAAGCAACACCACTTTTGTATCAGAGCAAGTTCCAAAATCGATCAAaagtcaataagaaaatttgacGATGGCCAATGATTGATTCATTGCTCTGGTTGATTGAAGCAAACCCTTATTTTTCAACGAATACCTGGATATGGAAGTTGTTGAACATGGTATGCTAGGGAGACTTGAAGCAGGTCTTGCAtcaaaagaggaggagaaataCCATATTTGTGGCAGGCATAAGTCTTCCCTCCCTTACCGCCAGGTCCCTCAGTCCTCCCAGTTCAAAGCATGCATCATCCTACAAGCTTCTATGGATCCTATGGCCCAACTTTCAGCAGTCACAAGGCTAGAGGTCCTTAGTGGTGAAAGAGTACCACACTTTGGTGAGTAAATCATCAAAAGACCCGTAAGTTAAATGTTGTCTCCATCACTATAAAATTAGTCTTTGTTTTCCATCACTTATCTCAATTTTCTAGTTTGCTTTGAATTTCGATTTCAGCTGTATCATGTTGGATGGGGTTTTAGCACGCCAGTTATACTACCATGCTTCAGATGAGATGCTTATACTTGATTAGCCTCTGGTAGATGCATCATGgaactggaattttttttttttttttttaatttctataaaaaaatttcttggtgTGTTTCTGTAACAATTGTTTTTCCAACATTATCATTATAAGCAGCAGTTTATAACTCTTGGAGTGGAGTGTTTCCCATTGGTTGTTCCCAGGGCTTTTGTTCGGGTTTATAGAATATGGTGTATTCTGGTGGCAACTTGCAAGTGTATCCTCTAAAGATAGTTCAGTGCACCTTTAGGTAGATGCTGAATGACACTCTTGAGTATTAATGCGTTGCTGGATTGAGAATGTGCAAGAAATCAGTAAAATCCTGTTCAGAATGGTATTACTGAATTGAGAATGTGCAAAAATCAATTATAATTTGTACAGAATACTTTCCAAGGATAGTGTGTTGAAGTGTAGAAATGTCTATCTAATCTCATAGAAAAATGGTTGTCAGATCTATAAGTTGATGAAAGGGGCCCTGGAATGAATCTCTGTTAAGATTTGTTATCTCAAAACTGATCAATGGGCCTCAGAGATGAATTTTCAAGAGAAGTTGAAATGATGGAGTATTTGCTGATAATTTGTTGGAAATTGTGGATCATTACTTTTGGGAGATGCTTGGCAGTAAGATACTGATAAAACAATCCAGATAttaaccttttccttttttaggtGAGGGACCTTTATTAGAAGTCAATGTTAGAGACTACAAAGCGATGAAAGGGGAAATCACAACTTGCAAGCAATGTTCTCAGAAGGTGGCAAAATCTTTGATGATTCACAAAAAAAGTGGAACAATGGTGATGAAAGTGATCCCTGCTGAAGTTTGCC
This window encodes:
- the LOC122082189 gene encoding BOI-related E3 ubiquitin-protein ligase 1-like, with product MYIYDAAPSPSENRILYHRESDRQTDRVIDASPLVITSSISHGHASTASIPTAAATSTSTPLIVTLQGSESEDEQNSFSNLLPVDGQMSTPVAFFNPRNFADQSHPQYIPPFHVVGFAPGAVPAMDCGGSDMRWNNGSEPTKKKLKEQDFLENNSQITSVDFLQTRSVSTGLGLSLDDRRMASSADSPVFSLFDNEIDQELQRQDVELDRFIKLQGERMRQAILEKVQANQLQTLSFAEERILQKLRDKEAEVEDINRKNMELEERMKQLSIEAGAWQQRAKSNDNIITSLKFNLQQVFAQSRDSKEGCGDSEVDDAASCCNGVAIDFNPVSKESKDLKELMTCKVCRVNVACMLLLPCRHLCMCNDCESKLNFCPLCHYSKLIGMEVYM